Proteins from a genomic interval of Yarrowia lipolytica chromosome 1E, complete sequence:
- a CDS encoding uncharacterized protein (Compare to YALI0E04312g, weakly similar to uniprot|O74390 Schizosaccharomyces pombe SPBC28E12.06C Putative transport protein, similar to Saccharomyces cerevisiae BPH1 (YCR032W); ancestral locus Anc_1.144): MSDDISSLLQQLRLDEIPLSAEKLTSSLALGGASQAVFCSSYGFELIMEKLFVAESGLKEYLQILCSALRSNDANCTYFRQGTGIDMLKQCLDTHSSTEGFIDTLLECLIEEDGRIDNTISAEILTLYLLETEPPQLPPLVNAVHNSLAKYPYSVALFNHVGLARHVHDLSVKALDKDLSGPEKLLVPLAKHFDQYGVDPTVVARLLKKADKPEHADKLSQWTSELAVEPSHFYFGPESYFEFRKLHKRFPPASGEYSISVWVKIDRNTSSTIIDIYDFQQSLIKASVKSDDKHSSLHIQWGNYTHSVKGDIPLGRWTLVTLVYEKSKIYCYLDSVIQDTVSVVARSIQKNTVSVRLGGDRQDQSNGSIRIGSLLITDTAITDQTVSFLHYLGPGYYGSYQDNLSKFLTYEGASLLELERNETDSSGSVTSHSLPGPPALSIPQHAIVLTCNPHYSTDLNCSLKTLVVNTVDDKQSDETKSKEYMGIMEGGAYVVSTSPVDKAIYPYGGLHVLLQLVENASTPEQLRTALRIFCSTLQSSWKMSDEAEHKEGYSILAMILKTKEEIIGVRHLSILLDFVGFVSESTDDSIIINPMAYLALILEFDIWKGSSTQTLKLLLHQFVVFCTSREHDFNVTRLVKMRVMKTFLQAVKAEVFPNDIYPDLCKTLTAIICANYSSEVMRSITLFITFALSDSISVKQALPYNRLGQPLSGHMAITNSRREQGMLVLEAFVRAACQVDVTQFARKLSRTVTIKWFLSLLDDQNPEVVVNGLHLLSLVLSSRGPAFKKKFIRATRGITLMTAQLGRWWQVSEVWILGLSLLFGLPFTPETLKCSLPEYFHQLYHASAIINVPEAILVLNEMMVFACEAYRQLEPGSEDSKNVEEYIFDIMSSYDELRHTNGDFCKLTTFRVYLEGSCRMTYALFKDDDKFGDKSGRLHDLMKTHLRNILLDLVWSRRDFGEFWDSVGPEGNHVINTLCGEDILAAIVNCESSILFEPRCFTNAGQFLSQYSKYHIETGAATEKMELLFTSIGSILARLSNVHGFSKLSKALYQTKSSLVRIYVALTFRCLVTASTARAGNSILRQIIKYQNFLLADLRDTRVLGDLITQVYRLLTIPNIDQRYLFDFLRAVFVVKTDDVPAACHQFSRNHGGEICSFLSELAVMTNDEAIGWVAEVRPDFDSFILPTVYERGKELLASEESASELKLDTLGTHHAMESMVYQTYRNNIVNWQLSILDSEKVKFHRNIQDKHEHYQMLLDQHARVDAEAGRLNGSSNVSSWRLDLSEGRIRMHKKVVPDESEWIQGYMDRHLIDGGDAELDEVEGDESKDVAGSNSIVPTGSAGTAIGDESTSLNSSLDEESFEVIDDFNHIDDSPVEDKNRKVIRMLEPGDTIVDFWNVGRIVGVEATEGLLILGAFNLYVVDKYFHRSDGEVVNASEAPIAERDPFLRIISGEKSGVAEPATSNSGGAASLALKFPLESILQVTKRRFLLRDVAIEIFFTNGCSLLLTAATPRVRDAISNKLLNNRSTRAMGDAMRTKLKNDDILYAISHACDLDSSSKSFSQKLGFSKSSSAVHIPTKKWMAGELSNFSYLMILNTLAGRTFNDITQYPIFPWVLADYDSEELNFSKPETFRDLSKPMGAQSSHRANEFKNRYEALLELDDTRSPPFHYGTHYSSAMIVTSYLIRLQPFVHSYLLLQGGRFDHADRLFYSIKKAWLSASRDNTTDVRELIPEFFFLPEFLLNSNNFSFGQRQNDGDAKVGDVELPPWAKGDPKLFVQRNREALESQYVRDNLHLWIDLIFGSRQQGPEAIDSLNVFHHLSYRGAINLEVIEDEMERLATIGIIHNFGQTPSQILTKPHPKSGDVGAVAWDLATEPDFTVNTNEPEVIEDLFVHNSQLKVTYRQRAVVTVEGFPPTVLRADSRNHGLQVWNDNRLVTVFEGLHLSPIELVVALENMLVLTADRAGLVSVHRLVITKNGKSLQYELSHLDTLRGHEACISHIRVSECFNYIITLDDVGKVIQWDLSTFKFIRTFTTEGVRNVQVNEISGDIALLTSDSIVVTTINDDHLVTRQLNTTGRPANYCAAFISDPTYKWHGDYFVVVGDDRGEIITFKLTHDDKWNLEKLSTRTTASQGRINALLLHAPSISLYAGDNSGNIYRWGEK, from the exons ATGTCCGACGATATATCGTCTTTGCTACAGCAACTACGGTTGGATGAAATTCCCTTATCTGCCGAAAAACTCACTTCCAGCCTAGCCTTGGGCGGAGCCAGCCAGGCTGTCTTTTGCAGCTCATATGGGTTTGAGCTGATCATGGAGAAGCTATTTGTGGCCGAAAGCGGTCTCAAAGAGTATCTTCAGATTCTATGCTCGGCTCTGCGGTCAAATGATGCCAATTGCACCTATTTCAGACAAGGCACGGGGATTGACATGTTAAAGCAGTGCCTTGACACTCACAGTTCAACAGAGGGATTCATTGATACTTTGCTCGAGTGTCtgattgaggaggacggGAGAATTGACAACACTATCAGTGCTGAGATTCTGACGCTGTATCTCTTGGAAACAGAGCCACCGCAGCTGCCGCCATTGGTTAACGCTGTGCACAACAGTCTAGCGAAGTACCCTTACTCTGTGGCGCTATTCAACCATGTTGGACTTGCCAGACACGTTCATGATCTATCTGTCAAGGCGCTTGACAAAGATCTCTCCGGACCAGAGAAGCTGCTTGTGCCACTGGCTAAACACTTTGACCAATATGGTGTGGATCCAACGGTGGTGGCGAGACTGTTAAAAAAAGCTGACAAGCCGGAGCATGCCGACAAGCTGTCTCAATGGACATCTGAGTTAGCGGTTGAGCCCTCGCATTTCTACTTTGGACCGGAGTCTTACTTCGAGTTCAGAAAGCTACACAAACGGTTTCCTCCCGCTTCTGGAGAGTATTCTATTAGTGTGTGGGTGAAAATAGACAGAAACACGTCGTCTACCATCATCGACATTTACGACTTTCAACAAAGTCTCATCAAAGCCAGCGTCAAGTCAGACGACAAGCACAGCTCCCTGCATATCCAATGGGGCAATTACACTCACAGTGTCAAAGGAGACATTCCGCTTGGTCGATGGACACTGGTGACTCTTGTTTACGAGAAGAGTAAGATTTACTGCTATCTCGACAGTGTCATACAGGACACAGTGTCTGTGGTAGCCCGATCTATCCAGAAGAACACGGTCAGTGTAAGACTTGGAGGTGATCGTCAGGACCAGTCCAATGGAAGCATCCGCATTGGCTCTCTCCTCATCACAGACACGGCAATCACTGATCAGACAGTCTCATTCCTTCATTACTTGGGGCCCGGTTATTATGGTTCCTATCAGGACAACCTGAGCAAGTTTCTGACATACGAAGGTGCATCTTTGTTAGAACTTGAAAGAAATGAAACTGACTCTTCCGGCTCGGTCACGTCCCACAGCTTGCCTGGCCCTCCAGCATTGTCTATTCCTCAGCATGCCATTGTTCTAACCTGTAATCCTCATTACTCCACAGATCTGAACTGCTCCTTGAAGACACTAGTTGTCAACACCGTTGATGACAAGCAATCTGATGAAACCAAATCAAAGGAGTACATGGGTATCATGGAAGGTGGGGCCTATGTTGTGTCAACATCGCCTGTGGACAAGGCCATCTACCCATACGGTGGATTGCATGTCTTGCTGCAACTGGTGGAAAACGCTTCTACTCCCGAACAGCTGAGGACGGCGCTCCGCATCTTCTGCTCTACCTTGCAATCATCTTGGAAGATGTCTGATGAAGCTGAGCACAAGGAGGGATACAGCATTCTTGCGATGATTCTGAAGAcgaaggaggagatcattGGTGTCCGTCACCTAAGCATTCTTCTTGATTTTGTTGGGTTTGTCTCTGAGTCTACTGATGACTCCATCATCATAAACCCTATGGCGTACTTGGCTTTGATCCTCGAATTCGACATCTGGAAGGGCAGCTCTACGCAGACCCTCAAGCTTTTATTACATCAGTTTGTGGTATTCTGTACCAGCCGTGAGCATGACTTTAACGTCACTAGACTGGTGAAAATGC GTGTGATGAAAACATTCCTGCAGGCTGTGAAGGCCGAAGTGTTTCCCAACGATATCTATCCTGATCTCTGCAAAACCCTGACGGCTATCATTTGTGCCAATTACTCCAGTGAAGTAATGCGGTCAATTACCTTGTTCATCACCTTCGCCCTGAGCGATTCCATCTCAGTGAAGCAAGCACTCCCTTACAACCGTCTGGGCCAGCCACTGTCTGGTCACATGGCCATAACTAACAGTAGAAGAGAACAGGGAATGTTGGTCCTGGAAGCGTTCGTTCGAGCCGCTTGTCAGGTTGATGTGACGCAATTCGCTCGAAAGCTTTCTAGGACTGTCACCATCAAGTGGTTCCTTTCTCTTCTCGATGACCAGAACCCCGAGGTTGTTGTTAACGGCCTCCATCTCTTGTCTCTGGTACTCTCCAGTAGAGGCCCTGCTTTCAAGAAGAAATTCATTCGGGCTACTAGAGGAATTACACTCATGACAGCTCAGCTGGGAAGATGGTGGCAGGTGTCAGAAGTCTGGATTCTCGGTCTGTCCTTGCTGTTTGGCTTACCTTTCACCCCTGAGACCCTCAAGTGCTCCCTTCCTGAGTACTTTCACCAGCTTTACCATGCTAGCGCCATCATCAATGTCCCTGAAGCTATTCTGGTTCTTAATGAGATGATGGTGTTTGCTTGTGAGGCATATCGCCAGTTGGAGCCTGGTTCGGAAGATTCAAAGAATGTGGAGGAATACATTTTCGATATTATGAGCAGCTATGACGAACTTCGGCATACCAATGGTGACTTCTGCAAGCTCACCACTTTCCGAGTGTATCTCGAGGGAAGTTGTCGAATGACTTACGCTTTGTTTAAGGACGATGATAAGTTTGGTGACAAGTCCGGCCGCCTGCACGATCTGATGAAGACCCATTTACGAAACATACTCTTGGATCTTGTATGGAGCAGACGTGATTTCGGGGAGTTTTGGGACTCTGTTGGACCTGAAGGTAACCACGTAATCAACACTCTTTGTGGTGAAGACATTCTAGCAGCTATTGTTAACTGCGAGTCTAGTATTCTCTTCGAACCTCGGTGTTTTACCAACGCAGGACAATTCTTGTCCCAGTACAGCAAGTACCATATTGAGACTGGCGCTGCTacggagaagatggagctACTATTCACCTCCATTGGATCTATTCTTGCACGATTGTCTAATGTGCATGGATTTTCTAAGCTTTCCAAGGCCCTCTACCAGACTAAATCTAGTCTTGTGCGAATCTACGTTGCACTGACTTTCCGATGTCTCGTTACAGCATCCACTGCTCGAGCTGGCAATAGTATTCTTCGCCAAATCATCAAATACCAGAATTTCCTGCTTGCGGACTTGCGAGACACCCGCGTTCTGGGAGACCTGATCACTCAGGTGTATCGGTTGCTAACCATTCCCAACATTGATCAACGCTATTTGTTTGATTTCTTGAGAGCTGTATTCGTTGTGAAGACTGATGATGTCCCGGCTGCCTGTCACCAGTTTAGTCGTAACCATGGTGGTGAGATCTGCAGCTTTCTGTCCGAGCTGGCCGTGATGACCAACGACGAGGCTATCGGATGGGTTGCTGAGGTTCGACCTGATTTCGACTCTTTCATCCTTCCGACAGTCTATGAACGAGGCAAGGAGCTTCTGGCTTCCGAGGAATCTGCTTCAGAGCTCAAGCTGGATACGCTAGGTACTCATCATGCCATGGAGTCTATGGTGTACCAGACTTATCGAaacaacattgtcaactgGCAACTGTCTATTCTGGACTCGGAAAAGGTCAAGTTCCATAGGAACATTCAGGACAAACATGAGCACTACCAAATGTTGCTTGACCAGCACGCTCGTGTTGATGCTGAGGCTGGTAGACTCAATGGATCGTCCAATGTGTCTTCATGGCGTCTGGACTTGTCGGAAGGCCGTATCCGAATGCACAAAAAGGTGGTCCCTGATGAGTCTGAGTGGATTCAAGGCTACATGGACAGGCATCTAATCGATGGTGGGGACGCTGAGCTTGACGAGGTCGAAGGAGATGAATCCAAGGATGTTGCTGGTAGCAATTCCATTGTTCCTACCGGCTCTGCTGGTACTGCTATTGGTGACGAATCGACTAGTCTCAATTCGTCCCTAGATGAGGAGTCGTTTGAGGTTATTGATGACTTCAATCACATTGATGATTCGCCTGtcgaggacaagaacagAAAGGTCATCCGAATGTTGGAGCCCGGTGACACCATTGTGGACTTCTGGAACGTCGGACGTattgttggagttgaggCTACTGAGGGACTTCTTATTCTTGGTGCCTTCAACTTGTACGTTGTCGACAAGTACTTTCATCGATCCGATGGTGAGGTTGTCAACGCTTCCGAAGCTCCCATCGCAGAGAGAGACCCCTTCTTGCGAATTATTTCGGGTGAGAAGAGTGGAGTGGCCGAACCCGCTACATCTAATTctggtggagctgcttCTTTGGCGCTCAAGTTCCCCTTGGAATCCATTCTGCAAGTCACCAAGAGGCGATTCCTTCTCCGTGATGTAGCTATTGAGATCTTTTTCACTAACGGATGCAGTTTGTTGCTGACTGCTGCTACTCCTCGTGTGAGAGACGCTATCTCCAACAAGCTTCTGAACAACCGGTCTACCAGAGCTATGGGAGATGCAATGCGtaccaagctcaagaacgaTGACATCCTGTATGCCATTTCACATGCATGTGATCTCGATTCGTCCTCCAAATCTTTCTCTCAGAAGCTAGGCTTCTCTAaatcttcttctgcagtCCACATCCCCACCAAGAAGTGGATGGCTGGTGAGCTCTCCAACTTTTCGTACTTGATGATTCTCAACACTCTGGCTGGAAGAACATTCAACGATATCACCCAGTACCCGATATTCCCTTGGGTATTGGCTGACTATGACAGTGAGGAGTTAAACTTCAGCAAGCCGGAGACCTTCCGAGATCTAAGCAAGCCCATGGGTGCTCAGTCTTCCCATCGTGCCAATGAATTCAAGAACAGATATGAAGCGCTGTTGGAGCTAGACGACACTCGAAGTCCCCCCTTCCACTATGGAACTCATTACTCGTCGGCCATGATTGTGACCTCCTACCTTATTCGATTGCAGCCGTTCGTGCATTCATACCTGCTGCTTCAGGGTGGCCGTTTCGACCATGCTGATCGACTTTTCTACtccatcaagaaggctTGGCTGTCTGCTTCTCGTGATAACACCACCGATGTGCGTGAACTCATTCCTgagttcttctttctgccTGAGTTTCTGCTAAACTCGAACAACTTTTCGTTTGGTCAGCGTCAGAATGATGGTGATGCCAAggttggtgatgtggaacttcctccttgggccAAGGGCGACCCCAAACTTTTTGTACAGCGAAACCGAGAAGCACTGGAGTCTCAGTACGTCCGTGACAATTTGCATCTTTGGATCGATCTCATTTTTGGTTCTCGCCAACAGGGACCTGAGGCTATCGATTCCCTCAACGTGTTCCACCATCTCTCGTACCGAGGAGCTATCAACTTGGAGGTCATTGAGGATGAAATGGAAAGACTGGCAACCATTGGAATCATTCACAACTTTGGACAGACACCCTCTCAAATTCTGACTAAACCCCACCCCAAGtctggtgatgttggagcGGTGGCATGGGATCTTGCTACAGAGCCCGACTTCACTGTTAACACCAACGAGCCCGAAGTCATTGAGGATCTGTTTGTTCACAATTCACAGCTTAAGGTGACTTATCGACAGCGCGCGGTTGTAACTGTGGAGGGATTCCCTCCTACTGTTCTGCGTGCTGATAGCCGTAACCATGGCCTCCAGGTGTGGAACGATAACAGGCTTGTGACTGTGTTTGAAGGTCTGCACTTGTCACCTATTGAGCTGGTTGTCGCTCTGGAGAACATGCTTGTTCTCACCGCTGACCGTGCTGGTCTGGTGAGTGTTCACAGACTGGTCATCACCAAGAATGGCAAGTCTTTGCAGTATGAGCTCTCCCATTTGGACACCCTGCGTGGCCATGAAGCCTGTATCTCGCACATTCGAGTGTCAGAATGTTTTAATTACATAATCACCCTTGATGATGTGGGCAAGGTCATCCAATGGGACTTGTCCACCTTCAAGTTCATTCGAACATTCACCACCGAGGGTGTTCGCAATGTTCAGGTCAACGAAATCAGTGGTGACATTGCTCTGCTGACAAGTGACTCCATCGTTGTGACAACCATCAACGATGATCATCTTGTTACTCGCCAGTTGAACACAACAGGCAGACCAGCAAACTATTGCGCTGCCTTCATTTCGGACCCCACGTACAAGTGGCATGGAGACTACTTCGTCGTCGTAGGCGACGATCGAGGAGAGATTATT ACATTTAAGCTAACCCACGATGACAAGTGGAACTTGGAGAAGTTGTCCACCCGAACGACTGCCTCTCAAGGTCGCATCAACGCTTTGCTTCTTCACGCCCCCAGTATCTCTCTCTATGCTGGAGACAATTCCGGCAACATCTATCGATGGGGAGAAAAATAA
- a CDS encoding uncharacterized protein (Compare to YALI0E04334g, no similarity possibly noncoding), which produces MSVERRILPIRSRRRGQRAASRSIFSLPLLLSTPSAANEEEDIRLSGDHAGNWTEYINRKIRSSDKSKSFPKPEEKQFVSVGIQHDGPQLPPSRRSARVGYGKTDSPLSHVADLFEGHGFYSFDFHSQESGIGQVTTPLKPTYTHAETQTPIDNLPQTQVPQWTYSKRRVRFVNRSRRKYMKEKRKVNRVHKNTENEEKEKEKEKETWICPFCDYEDIFKEPPYALISRYEMKEKEDWRRSTLQKSNRGNSAETHLFQRSYRVFPDSYYEWESRPPDGEGHHAADHSQDGASGYSHDCYDYGG; this is translated from the coding sequence ATGAGTGTGGAGAGGCGAATTTTACCTATTCGTTCTAGGAGGCGAGGCCAGAGAGCCGCCTCCAGGTCCATATTCAGTCTGCCGCTCCTTTTATCCACGCCCAGCGCAGCAaacgaagaagaagataTTCGACTGTCGGGGGACCATGCCGGGAATTGGACTGAATACATCAACCGCAAGATCCGGAGCTCAGACAAGTCGAAGTCCTTCCCGAAACCAGAAGAGAAACAGTTTGTGAGCGTAGGAATCCAGCATGATGGACCCCAGCTTCCCCCTTCGCGACGATCGGCTCGAGTGGGGTATGGTAAGACAGACAGCCCACTGTCACATGTGGCAGATCTGTTTGAAGGACATGGTTTCTACTCGTTTGATTTTCATTCTCAAGAATCAGGTATTGGACAAGTGACGACCCCGCTGAAACCTACATACACACATGCTGAAACACAGACTCCTATTGATAACCTGCCACAAACCCAGGTTCCCCAGTGGACGTATTCGAAAAGACGGGTGAGGTTCGTGAACCGAAGTCGGAGAAAGTACATGAAGGAAAAACGAAAGGTGAACAGGGTGCACAAGAACACGGAAAacgaagaaaaagaaaaagaaaaagaaaaggagACGTGGATCTGTCCCTTCTGTGACTACGAGGATATCTTCAAGGAGCCCCCATATGCATTGATCTCGCGGTATgagatgaaggagaaggaggactGGCGACGATCCACTTTGCAGAAGTCGAACCGTGGGAACAGCGCTGAAACCCACCTGTTCCAGAGATCATACCGGGTCTTTCCAGACAGTTACTATGAGTGGGAGAGCCGACCTCCCGACGGAGAAGGACATCATGCAGCAGATCATTCACAAGATGGTGCCTCTGGGTATAGTCACGACTGCTACGACTACGGTGGTTAG
- a CDS encoding uncharacterized protein (Compare to YALI0E04356g, some similarities with uniprot|P38285 Saccharomyces cerevisiae YBR158w CST13) has translation MQPSTPKRSKGDWSTTQQRRSYSTPSALIFGSPEDTPASSSSFASSSSTGTTPNTSPQRPSQLPKSPSSPTPSRRGLRGKLASLTLGAAERVRSISGRIDDREPPVYAPPAQPLANPQESLMGWMVERNNGGTRPQQRHPPPRLDTSNYGVSAISNNGLLTPEQTPESSPIQPIHRAKGRTTSYYQTQPFKYTSSLREDPFIDRNRNRIKEVQELDFEEFNNSEDDFCLSETDVHSEFSSSADSTSSQCHKALRIPEILYNILSHVEADVQVPHEPPPQRRRPLSLRHAFLIYGDREKAHQAWERALKEEQTPTQQMFKGDGALHGCLLVNKFWFEVSRKLLYNKLHFCDSQKWRQFVHMSSDTGSPEDLITWSRSSHHRSLSRSTGQPNLHQLANGEAEMNDYFDTPTKLFVLHKISNAQQSEIDLLQHKIGGALEWLEFYTCAAIVPPLGLLAGGSLQKIVLPGCTKVDDAFLKLVAENCPRLQIADLRACEKVSNEGLVALAGKCPQLKLLNVGRTQMGHLISYRGISAIARKTQVNTLGAAGCFVCDKSMWELAWYRGHSLDRLSLNGCTLLTNDSIPRILPYTSNLAVLELRGCTQITDFKSIIKFKRYQERHKREPLIEGCEIFESRMREAEFQLEMDISREILRDCVQWIYAPDHDQESVRVKRKKVVPNFASTSRLSFIPHGSDAARKLAATSTRVESSSRHHSSRPSH, from the coding sequence ATGCAACCGTCTACGCCTAAGCGGTCCAAGGGCGACTGGTCAACCACACAGCAACGGAGGTCCTACTCGACTCCATCTGCTTTGATATTTGGCAGCCCTGAAGACACTCCCGcttcgtcttcctcctttGCATCGTCCAGTTCTACCGGGACAACTCCCAACACAAGTCCTCAGAGACCTTCCCAGCTGCCCAAAAGCCCGTCTTCTCCTACCCCGAGCCGCCGGGGACTTCGAGGGAAACTTGCAAGTCTCACTCTGGGTGCTGCCGAGCGAGTGAGGTCCATTTCTGGCCGTATTGATGACCGAGAACCACCAGTCTATGCACCTCCAGCGCAGCCTCTGGCCAACCCTCAGGAAAGTCTCATGGGATGGATGGTCGAGCGAAACAACGGTGGAACTCGACCTCAGCAGCGCCATCCTCCGCCTAGACTTGATACGAGCAATTACGGCGTTTCTGCCATATCTAACAATGGGCTTTTGACTCCCGAGCAGACTCCCGAAAGTTCACCTATTCAGCCTATTCACCGTGCCAAAGGACGGACTACGAGTTACTATCAGACTCAACCCTTCAAGTACACCTCGTCGCTCAGAGAGGATCCGTTTATTGATCGGAACCGAAACCGAATCAAGGAAGTTCAAGAGCTCGATTTTGAGGAATTCAATAACAGTGAGGATGACTTTTGCCTGTCTGAAACCGATGTTCATTCGGAGTTCTCTTCCTCCGCAGATTCTACCTCTTCTCAGTGCCACAAGGCTCTGCGCATCCCCGAGATTCTGTACAATATTTTGAGCCATGTTGAAGCAGACGTTCAGGTGCCCCATGAGCCTCCGCCACAGAGAAGACGTCCCCTATCTCTCAGACACGCATTTCTAATTTACGGAGACAGGGAGAAGGCCCACCAGGCCTGGGAACGGGCATTGAAGGAGGAACAGACCCCCACCCAGCAGATGTTCAAGGGTGACGGTGCGCTACACGGGTGCCTGTTGGTGAATAAATTCTGGTTCGAGGTCTCTCGGAAGCTTCTCTACAACAAGTTGCACTTTTGCGACTCTCAGAAGTGGCGTCAGTTTGTTCATATGAGCAGTGATACAGGGTCCCCCGAAGACTTGATCACTTGGTCTCGTTCTAGTCACCATCGGTCTCTTTCTCGTTCTACCGGCCAGCCCAATCTGCATCAGCTTGCTAACGGTGAGGCTGAAATGAACGACTACTTTGACACCCCCACCAAGCTATTTGTTTTGCATAAGATCTCAAACGCTCAGCAGAGTGAAATTGATCTGCTTCAGCACAAGATTGGTGGAGCTCTCGAGTGGCTGGAGTTCTACACCTGTGCTGCCATTGTACCCCCCCTTGGTCTCCTGGCTGGTGGTTCTCTTCAGAAGATCGTGCTTCCTGGCTGTACCAAAGTTGATGATGCATTCCTGAAATTGGTTGCTGAGAACTGTCCTCGTCTGCAGATTGCTGATCTCCGTGCCTGTGAGAAGGTCTCAAACGAAGGTCTTGTGGCTCTCGCTGGCAAATGTCCTCAGttgaagctgctcaacgtTGGTCGAACCCAAATGGgtcatctcatctcataCCGAGGTATCTCTGCAATTGCTCGAAAGACTCAGGTTAATACTTTGGGTGCGGCAGGATGCTTTGTGTGCGACAAGTCAATGTGGGAGCTCGCATGGTACAGAGGCCATTCTCTAGACCGACTCTCTCTTAACGGATGCACCCTCCTTACCAATGACTCTATCCCTCGTATCCTTCCCTACACCTCCAACCTGGCTGTCCTTGAACTTCGAGGATGTACACAGATCACAGACTTCAAGTCCATAATCAAGTTCAAGCGATACCAGGAGCGCCACAAGCGTGAGCCTCTGATTGAGGGCTGTGAGATCTTTGAATCTCGAATGCGGGAAGCTGAGTTCCAGCTCGAGATGGACATTAGTCGAGAAATTCTTCGAGACTGTGTCCAGTGGATTTACGCGCCTGATCATGATCAGGAGAGCGTTCGGGTCAAGCGCAAGAAAGTTGTCCCTAATTTTGCCTCTACTAGCCGGTTGTCATTCATTCCTCACGGTAGTGACGCTGCACGGAAGCTCGCCGCAACGTCCACTCGTGTAGAGTCTTCTTCTAGACACCATTCGTCTAGACCGTCGCATTAA
- a CDS encoding uncharacterized protein (Compare to YALI0E04378g, similar to DEHA0D10263g Debaryomyces hansenii), which yields MSCMLQLLAHVNMPDVFTVQSNIINMSRRRAPVKSDRIEELGDEEVITRVETNVSYSTTIPTKKTASSNTTDNGFSLFDIIRSLGFLLFLGATLSYYITGTWAWGYETQLTNPAYLRHSFKHNILGAPYLNLTDDQLSVYDGTRAGEPIYVGVGGKVYDVSANPLTYGPGGPYHFFAGRDAARAFSTGCFQTDLTWDVRGLDPDTVAKDIRGWQRFFEKNKKYFYVGQVVHPEPSGEPPKFCQGQKMPGGRH from the coding sequence ATGAGCTGCATGCTGCAACTTCTGGCACACGTAAACATGCCGGACGTGTTTACAGTTCAAAGTAATATCATCAACATGAGTCGACGAAGAGCACCTGTGAAGAGCGACCGTATCGAGGAACTCGGCGATGAGGAGGTCATCACCCGAGTCGAAACCAACGTGTCTTATTCCACAACCAtccccaccaagaagacTGCTTCTTCGAATACCACAGACAATGGATTCTCTCTGTTTGACATCATCAGATCACTGGGCTTTCTGCTCTTTCTGGGTGCCACTCTGAGCTACTACATTACTGGAACCTGGGCCTGGGGCTACGAGACTCAGCTGACGAACCCTGCGTATCTTCGACATTCCTTCAAACACAACATTTTGGGCGCACCTTACCTGAATCTTACAGATGATCAACTGAGTGTTTACGATGGAACTAGGGCTGGAGAACCCATTTatgttggtgttggaggcAAGGTCTACGACGTCTCAGCCAACCCCTTGACCTATGGACCCGGTGGCCCCTACCACTTCTTTGCTGGACGAGATGCTGCCCGAGCCTTTTCAACCGGCTGTTTCCAGACTGATCTGACCTGGGATGTCCGTGGTCTGGACCCCGACACTGTGGCGAAGGACATCCGAGGCTGGCAGCGATTCTTTGAGAAGAACAAAAAGTACTTCTACGTTGGCCAGGTTGTGCATCCTGAGCCCAGCGGTGAGCCTCCAAAGTTCTGCCAGGGTCAAAAAATGCCTGGAGGAAGGCATTAA